The following are encoded in a window of Ruminiclostridium herbifermentans genomic DNA:
- a CDS encoding extracellular solute-binding protein, producing MRKKICLIFLAMLLVFTCGCNEKSQDTILDSQSNTSVKQFTETQLKNQIPEGYTIEKILKETSDGFYTLCFNFNKPNELHDHKDETQNNHNDEIHKRNGIFFISKDKNKTIWTGNCEAAAMDSNNQFYILREEERENAKEFILYKYDEHLNVDDTLMLKSPPKEHSVRVNDIFVYSDRIAIIRTGGLQIFNLTGKLLFEKSYKNINNYTSDDSNLYLTEWPVYGGDTNRLFQFDVFELKEKWSADIQLIQDQIKGLSYNTYDSSLYLILNNQLMSCNKGKLSKVCNFLDYKSGKLISNAIVSNDEAHFTSYQQLLFQNKDSFLLLLYSIENNLMFSYSPASKQEVTQPENLVKVLLPTRNNTLEMVAARFEDKNADTKIRFDYFKEIGDLSQPDFIQFMNLKVLSGEQNWDIVPIIFLPYWQYIQKGVLADLDSLDKNHELSNSDKYYVNLIDGCRINNKLYYLPICITFPSFILDTTNKNADMIIQKSKAWTWAELEREISSWQKDSKPFIKNPLYNDTVISTMIYQPYISAFFTGEKKELDVKLFEECMTFLSSFEKAGLYAEKNQVGELMPSLETHWSMFRDGLIPFSENIRVIPVPTLEASKRQAFNIQEAYAINSHSSNPTEAFEFLKFLAQDSSWGYPGAIVKSDREYIIDSLANQLQTSSEKIIPFVDSFLAAKSSLNHANYFDQQAARIVSEIVEQFKKGLISKEEAANDISQRVWLYANE from the coding sequence ATGCGAAAGAAAATATGTTTGATTTTTTTAGCTATGCTTCTGGTTTTTACTTGTGGATGCAATGAAAAGTCACAAGATACTATATTAGATTCACAGTCAAATACTTCTGTAAAGCAATTTACTGAAACCCAGCTGAAAAATCAAATCCCAGAAGGTTATACTATTGAAAAAATTCTCAAGGAGACCTCTGATGGATTTTATACTCTTTGTTTCAACTTTAATAAACCTAATGAGCTACATGATCATAAAGATGAAACTCAGAATAATCATAATGATGAAATTCACAAGCGAAACGGAATTTTCTTTATAAGCAAGGATAAAAACAAGACCATCTGGACAGGGAATTGTGAAGCAGCAGCTATGGATTCAAATAATCAGTTTTATATACTTAGAGAGGAAGAAAGAGAGAATGCTAAAGAGTTTATTTTATATAAATATGACGAACATCTAAATGTAGATGATACATTGATGCTGAAATCACCTCCTAAAGAACATTCTGTGCGGGTTAACGATATTTTTGTATATTCCGACCGTATTGCTATTATAAGAACAGGAGGGCTACAAATTTTTAACTTAACAGGTAAGCTTCTTTTTGAAAAAAGTTATAAAAACATAAATAATTATACTTCTGATGATAGTAACCTGTATCTAACTGAATGGCCTGTTTATGGAGGCGATACTAACAGACTTTTTCAATTTGATGTTTTTGAACTTAAGGAGAAATGGTCTGCCGATATACAGCTAATTCAGGATCAAATTAAGGGCCTATCCTACAATACATATGACTCAAGCCTGTATCTTATTTTGAATAATCAATTGATGAGCTGTAATAAAGGCAAACTATCAAAGGTTTGCAATTTTTTAGATTACAAGAGCGGCAAGCTTATATCAAATGCTATAGTTTCAAATGATGAAGCTCATTTCACAAGCTATCAGCAATTGTTGTTCCAAAATAAGGATAGCTTTTTACTACTTTTATATTCTATTGAAAATAATCTAATGTTTTCATATTCACCTGCTAGCAAACAAGAAGTCACTCAACCAGAGAACTTAGTAAAAGTACTACTGCCCACGCGTAATAATACGCTTGAGATGGTAGCAGCCAGATTTGAAGACAAAAATGCTGATACAAAAATTCGCTTTGACTATTTTAAAGAAATCGGTGATTTAAGTCAGCCAGATTTCATACAATTTATGAATCTGAAAGTCTTATCTGGAGAACAGAACTGGGATATAGTACCCATTATTTTTCTGCCTTACTGGCAATATATCCAAAAGGGTGTTCTTGCAGATCTAGATTCGCTTGATAAAAACCACGAACTCAGTAATTCTGATAAGTACTATGTTAACTTGATTGATGGTTGTAGAATAAATAATAAGCTTTATTATTTACCAATATGCATAACATTTCCATCATTTATACTTGACACAACAAATAAAAACGCAGACATGATTATACAGAAATCAAAAGCTTGGACATGGGCAGAGCTGGAACGAGAAATATCTTCTTGGCAGAAAGACAGCAAACCATTTATAAAGAATCCATTGTATAATGATACTGTAATTTCAACAATGATTTATCAACCATACATATCTGCTTTTTTTACTGGAGAAAAAAAGGAACTGGATGTGAAGCTATTTGAAGAATGTATGACATTCTTATCGAGTTTTGAAAAAGCTGGATTGTATGCTGAAAAAAATCAGGTTGGAGAACTAATGCCTTCGCTGGAAACTCATTGGTCTATGTTTCGTGATGGTCTTATTCCATTTTCGGAAAATATTAGAGTAATTCCAGTGCCTACTTTAGAGGCAAGTAAACGACAAGCATTTAATATTCAGGAAGCTTATGCCATTAATTCCCATAGTTCTAATCCCACCGAAGCCTTTGAGTTTCTAAAATTTTTAGCACAAGACAGTTCATGGGGTTATCCAGGAGCTATTGTAAAATCAGATAGAGAGTATATTATTGATAGTTTGGCTAATCAATTACAAACTTCATCTGAAAAAATAATCCCATTTGTAGATTCATTCCTAGCTGCTAAATCATCTTTGAATCATGCCAACTACTTTGACCAGCAAGCGGCTAGAATAGTATCTGAAATTGTTGAACAGTTTAAAAAGGGTTTGATTTCTAAAGAAGAAGCTGCTAATGATATTTCACAAAGGGTTTGGCTCTATGCAAATGAATAA
- a CDS encoding FAD-dependent oxidoreductase, whose translation MPQNLVEKTFIKAPESYWIASTPQTNYPQLGSNIKTNILIIGGGITGITTAYILQKEGFDVVLIDTNRIAAAATGHTTAKITSLHDLKYAKLIKQIGNEGALIYGQINEKAISVIDKIISENNIKCDFSRQPNYVFTQDEQYISKIEEEVNAAISLGLPASYKSSLPLPLEIKGAICFDNQAQFHPRKYLLALADIFTKKGGQIFENTTALDIHHGDNCVTSIKGGFSISSNKVIITTQFPFYDGWGLYATKMYGERSYVVAAKSPNKFPGGMYISYEQPTRSLRYQPIENDEQLILIGGEHHKTGQDDKENEHYKNLILYAKNTFSAADIPYRWSAQDYTVMDDIPYIGNITSSKKDIFVATGFAKWGMTSSTSAAMIIRDLIISGSSPYEYIFAPNRLKPVFSKNFYVQNLNVVENLIEGKTKSLPEKFSLDLEEGKPVKMDGEKAGAYRDIDGCIYVVDTTCTHLGCELRWNSAEKTWDCPCHASRFDFKGNVIEGPAIKPLKRIR comes from the coding sequence ATGCCACAAAATTTAGTAGAAAAGACTTTTATTAAAGCCCCAGAATCTTATTGGATAGCTTCTACACCACAAACGAACTATCCTCAACTTGGAAGTAATATAAAAACTAATATCCTGATAATTGGCGGTGGTATTACAGGTATAACTACGGCTTATATCCTTCAAAAGGAAGGGTTCGATGTTGTTCTTATTGATACTAATAGAATTGCAGCAGCAGCTACCGGACATACTACTGCTAAAATCACTTCTTTACATGATTTAAAATATGCGAAACTAATAAAACAAATTGGCAACGAGGGTGCTCTCATCTATGGTCAAATAAACGAAAAAGCAATTTCTGTAATAGATAAAATAATCTCTGAAAATAATATAAAATGTGATTTCAGCAGACAACCTAACTATGTATTTACTCAAGACGAACAATATATTTCAAAAATTGAAGAAGAAGTTAATGCAGCTATTTCTTTGGGCTTGCCTGCATCCTATAAATCCAGCTTACCACTTCCATTAGAAATTAAAGGTGCCATTTGCTTTGATAATCAAGCTCAATTTCATCCAAGAAAATATCTGCTTGCATTAGCCGATATATTCACAAAAAAAGGCGGACAAATATTTGAAAATACAACTGCTTTAGATATACATCATGGTGATAATTGTGTAACCTCAATAAAAGGCGGCTTCAGTATCTCATCAAATAAAGTAATTATAACAACGCAATTCCCATTTTATGATGGATGGGGACTATATGCAACAAAAATGTATGGTGAACGTTCCTATGTGGTTGCTGCAAAATCCCCCAATAAATTCCCAGGAGGAATGTATATATCTTATGAGCAGCCTACCAGATCGTTGAGATATCAGCCAATTGAAAACGATGAACAACTAATTTTAATTGGTGGAGAACATCATAAAACTGGGCAAGATGATAAAGAAAATGAACACTACAAAAATTTAATTTTGTATGCAAAAAATACATTTTCTGCTGCTGATATTCCTTATCGTTGGTCAGCACAGGACTATACTGTCATGGATGATATCCCCTATATAGGAAATATTACTTCTTCAAAAAAGGATATATTTGTTGCCACAGGCTTTGCAAAATGGGGTATGACCAGCAGCACCTCGGCAGCTATGATTATCAGAGATTTAATCATATCAGGGAGCAGTCCTTATGAGTATATTTTTGCGCCAAATAGACTTAAGCCTGTTTTTTCTAAAAACTTTTATGTTCAAAATTTGAATGTTGTGGAAAATCTAATTGAGGGAAAGACTAAATCTTTACCAGAAAAATTTAGCTTGGATTTGGAAGAAGGAAAACCTGTTAAAATGGACGGAGAAAAAGCTGGTGCATATCGTGACATAGATGGCTGTATCTACGTTGTTGATACAACCTGTACCCATCTAGGCTGTGAACTGCGTTGGAATTCCGCCGAAAAAACATGGGACTGTCCATGCCATGCATCAAGGTTTGATTTTAAAGGCAATGTTATCGAAGGTCCTGCTATAAAACCTTTAAAGAGAATTAGGTAA
- a CDS encoding peptidase domain-containing ABC transporter: MQNPFKRYYCIKQHDITDCGAACLATISKQYGFKTSITKIREVAGTDKQGTNAYGVIKAAEVLGFTAKGVKGDKEAFFSEFPLPCIAHVVVEGTLLHYVVIHKITKKQVLVADPGKGIIKYSPEDFFKIWTGVLILMVPNATFKKGDETKGLFSRFFNLMLPQKRLLINIFFTSLIYTMLGITASFYFTFLLDDILQYNLEKTLHVISIGIILLYLFQTLLGAFRSHMVLYLSQKIDIPLILGYYQHVLGLPMNFFGTRKVGEIISRFMDASKVRDAISGATLTIMIDTLMAVAGAIILYTQNSMLFAITVIIAIVYGVIVFSFNKPIKNVNKEQMEHNAQLTSYLVESLNGIETVKTFNAEWEASIKTEGKFIKLLKAIFKGGIINNLQSSITSFTALVGGVVILWVGAWNVIKGNMTAGQLLSYNALLGYFLEPIKNLINLQPMLQTAIVASDRLGEIFDLELEKGENEDKKIKPSDIKGDICFQNVDFRYGTRAMVLNNINLTIKYGEKIAFVGESGSGKTTLVKLLMNLYPWEKGEITIKGYNVKDINYDVLREKIAYISQDIFMFSGTIRENLCLGNKNLEMEEIIEACKMAQAHDFINKFPLRYETNLEENGANLSGGQKQRLAIARAILKKPDIFIMDEATSNLDSIAEKAIEKTIETVCKGVTTIIIAHRLSTIKRCDRIYVMEEGKIIEIGSHFELMSKGGRYYELWKEQLPDNIEDNSVKSTNDNVSKNENTCYDVNSKKENTLNRDMLSNVAVSSAQTGE, encoded by the coding sequence ATGCAAAATCCGTTTAAACGATATTATTGTATCAAACAGCATGATATTACCGACTGCGGTGCGGCATGTCTTGCGACGATAAGCAAGCAATATGGGTTTAAAACATCAATAACCAAAATAAGAGAAGTTGCGGGAACAGATAAACAGGGAACTAATGCATATGGAGTAATTAAAGCAGCAGAAGTCCTTGGTTTTACTGCAAAAGGAGTAAAGGGCGATAAGGAAGCCTTTTTTTCCGAATTTCCTCTGCCCTGTATCGCACATGTCGTTGTAGAAGGTACTCTTTTGCACTATGTAGTTATACATAAAATTACAAAAAAGCAGGTGCTAGTTGCTGATCCAGGTAAAGGTATTATAAAATATTCGCCTGAGGATTTCTTTAAAATCTGGACAGGCGTGCTTATACTGATGGTTCCCAATGCAACATTTAAAAAGGGTGATGAGACAAAGGGGCTTTTTTCGCGTTTCTTCAATTTAATGTTGCCGCAAAAAAGACTATTAATTAATATATTCTTTACTTCTCTTATATACACCATGTTAGGTATTACAGCATCCTTTTATTTTACATTTCTTTTAGATGACATACTTCAATATAATCTTGAAAAAACCTTACATGTAATATCAATAGGGATTATTTTGCTATATTTGTTTCAAACCTTGCTTGGGGCATTCCGTTCCCATATGGTGTTATATCTTTCACAAAAGATAGATATACCGCTTATATTAGGGTATTATCAGCATGTTCTTGGACTTCCGATGAATTTCTTCGGAACAAGGAAAGTGGGAGAGATAATTTCTCGTTTCATGGATGCTTCAAAGGTTCGTGATGCAATTTCAGGTGCAACGCTTACTATAATGATAGATACGCTAATGGCTGTTGCTGGAGCCATAATTCTATATACTCAAAATTCCATGCTTTTTGCAATAACAGTAATAATAGCGATAGTGTACGGGGTAATTGTATTTTCATTTAATAAACCCATCAAAAATGTTAATAAGGAGCAAATGGAACATAATGCCCAATTAACTTCTTATCTGGTGGAGTCATTAAATGGAATTGAAACTGTAAAAACCTTTAATGCAGAGTGGGAGGCGTCAATAAAGACAGAAGGCAAGTTTATAAAGCTTCTCAAAGCAATTTTCAAGGGAGGAATTATAAATAATCTTCAAAGTTCCATAACAAGTTTTACGGCACTTGTAGGGGGTGTTGTTATCCTTTGGGTTGGTGCTTGGAATGTTATTAAAGGTAATATGACTGCTGGTCAGTTGCTATCCTATAATGCACTTTTGGGATATTTTCTTGAACCAATAAAAAATCTGATAAATCTTCAGCCAATGTTGCAAACTGCTATTGTAGCTTCTGACAGGTTAGGTGAAATATTTGATCTTGAACTGGAAAAAGGGGAAAATGAAGATAAGAAAATAAAACCTTCAGATATAAAAGGAGATATTTGCTTTCAAAACGTGGATTTCAGATATGGTACTCGTGCAATGGTATTAAATAACATAAATCTGACCATAAAGTATGGGGAAAAGATTGCCTTTGTCGGCGAGAGTGGTTCTGGTAAAACCACTTTGGTAAAGCTGCTTATGAATCTTTACCCTTGGGAAAAGGGCGAAATAACCATAAAGGGGTACAATGTCAAAGACATAAATTATGATGTATTGAGAGAAAAAATTGCATATATATCTCAAGACATTTTTATGTTCAGTGGTACTATACGAGAAAATTTATGCCTGGGAAATAAAAATCTTGAAATGGAAGAGATAATCGAAGCATGCAAAATGGCTCAGGCTCACGATTTTATTAATAAATTTCCTCTACGATATGAAACTAATTTAGAAGAAAACGGTGCAAATTTATCTGGAGGTCAAAAACAGAGACTTGCCATAGCTAGAGCTATTCTAAAAAAACCAGATATATTCATAATGGACGAAGCTACTAGTAATTTAGATTCAATTGCAGAAAAGGCTATCGAAAAAACAATTGAAACAGTATGCAAAGGAGTTACAACAATAATAATTGCTCATAGGCTAAGCACTATTAAGCGTTGTGACAGAATATATGTTATGGAAGAAGGCAAGATAATTGAAATAGGCAGTCACTTTGAACTTATGAGCAAAGGTGGCAGATATTATGAGCTTTGGAAGGAACAACTGCCTGACAACATAGAGGACAATAGTGTTAAAAGTACAAATGATAATGTATCCAAAAATGAAAATACATGCTATGATGTTAACTCAAAAAAAGAAAACACACTTAATAGGGATATGCTTTCTAATGTAGCAGTGTCATCTGCTCAGACTGGAGAATAA
- a CDS encoding radical SAM/SPASM domain-containing protein: MQNINENIALFDNYTNYLYKVDNYESIIENDQNTYILFNPSIHYWIAMDEIGASIYNAIHNSNNLGIVKEKLINQYQINDSIFNEDVIPFIEALIQNGFLSYNHTPPEADWMNEIYDINAIEKYPFNDIYISLTDKCNLNCIYCFNKNERHKRINKKSNSIVSKDKFINLLREFKDMGGKKVIFTGGEPTLNTDLTDLCNEAKRIGLETHFITNGTLLNSMNIEELSECVDGFTISLDSIVDKELDALWGNPNSDVKNKIFEAFERINEFSLKTKKLSITIKPIVSAININSLDILVSEISKRLCNCTLSWSMTQYGKIDDPEVDNFLSVNEKDYITKVAHSLRKTYLDEAQIEGKNNKISRTINIFSFGHGGRFIPPKTPNLLACYPSFFVTSNGDVFPCQCFENDDYKLGNIQTDSLAKMFENDVFKNIRAKLPINQMDDKSCTKCEFRFLCTNKLGPCAHNKDRDKTNCKQINIQKLYLQTQLDI, from the coding sequence ATGCAAAACATAAACGAAAATATTGCATTATTTGATAATTACACTAATTATTTATACAAAGTTGATAATTATGAGTCTATTATTGAAAATGATCAAAATACATATATATTATTTAATCCATCAATACATTATTGGATTGCAATGGATGAAATAGGAGCATCAATATATAATGCAATTCATAATAGTAATAATCTAGGAATTGTCAAAGAAAAGTTAATTAATCAATATCAAATTAATGACTCAATATTTAATGAAGATGTTATTCCTTTTATTGAGGCTTTAATACAAAATGGTTTCTTGTCATATAACCATACCCCTCCAGAGGCTGACTGGATGAATGAAATTTATGATATCAATGCAATAGAAAAATACCCTTTTAATGATATTTATATAAGCTTAACAGATAAGTGTAATTTAAACTGTATCTATTGCTTTAATAAAAACGAAAGACATAAGAGAATAAATAAAAAATCAAATTCAATAGTATCAAAAGATAAATTTATCAATTTGTTAAGAGAATTTAAGGATATGGGTGGTAAAAAAGTCATTTTTACTGGTGGTGAACCTACATTAAATACTGACTTGACAGACCTTTGCAATGAAGCCAAAAGAATAGGTTTAGAAACCCATTTTATAACTAATGGCACGCTTTTGAATTCTATGAATATTGAAGAGCTCTCCGAATGCGTTGATGGTTTTACAATAAGCTTAGATAGTATAGTAGACAAAGAACTAGATGCATTATGGGGAAATCCAAATTCTGATGTAAAAAATAAAATATTTGAAGCATTTGAAAGAATAAATGAATTCTCACTAAAAACTAAAAAACTAAGTATAACTATAAAGCCTATAGTTTCTGCAATAAACATAAATTCCCTTGATATTCTCGTTTCAGAAATAAGTAAAAGATTATGTAATTGTACTCTTTCTTGGTCAATGACCCAATATGGTAAGATAGATGATCCTGAAGTAGATAATTTTCTTTCTGTTAATGAAAAAGATTATATAACCAAAGTGGCTCACAGTTTGCGTAAAACATATTTAGATGAAGCCCAAATAGAAGGTAAGAATAATAAAATATCTAGAACAATTAATATCTTTTCTTTTGGCCATGGCGGCAGATTTATACCTCCTAAAACACCTAATCTTCTTGCATGCTATCCATCCTTTTTCGTAACCAGCAATGGAGATGTATTCCCATGCCAATGCTTTGAAAACGATGATTATAAGCTTGGTAATATACAAACTGATTCATTGGCAAAGATGTTTGAAAATGATGTTTTTAAAAATATCAGAGCAAAACTGCCAATAAATCAAATGGATGATAAATCCTGTACAAAATGCGAATTCAGATTTTTATGTACAAACAAATTAGGCCCATGTGCACATAATAAAGATAGGGATAAAACAAATTGCAAGCAAATTAATATACAAAAATTATACCTTCAAACTCAGTTAGATATTTGA
- a CDS encoding radical SAM/SPASM domain-containing protein → MSVEYRPITGVWEITMGCNLRCKHCGSSCENPLDGELTTDEALRLCDDIGKLGFRWITLSGGEPTTRKDWDLIAKRLNDNGVIPNMITNGWLMNDDIAKRAKAAGVNTVALSLDGLKSTHDFIRKEGSYDRIMSAIDILTANGLNCSVITTINNINLNELNEIHNILSQKHIFGWQLQLGLPMGNMSKNSELVTQPHHVDQLIDFAYNAMIKGGVEIQLADCIGYFNKKEIEIRRKAREGDVYSWNGCAAGKYGLGILHNGDVVGCTSIRNREFIEGNIREKSLIDIWNDPTSFSWNREMTKDKLSGICQKCLFGNRCLGGCGNTKLTLGKSVYAENTYCSYNYAIKKAEAQFERLTDVQTMLEKAQKFADNNSNQLAELLLSKVLLAEPDNEEALKLYGYVSFMLENYKQSYEANKKLIEKYPSDPYINKGYGLSIAKLGDVENGILYLKKAIDLSDRKYTDPFHDLAVILCENGRNEEALSVLEEGRSISDEFKKQSEAFYQMLKA, encoded by the coding sequence ATGAGTGTAGAGTATAGACCCATTACAGGAGTATGGGAAATAACAATGGGATGTAACTTAAGATGCAAGCATTGTGGTTCATCCTGTGAAAATCCGCTTGATGGAGAGCTTACTACAGATGAAGCCTTAAGACTGTGCGACGATATAGGAAAGCTTGGGTTTCGATGGATTACACTATCTGGTGGAGAACCAACCACTAGAAAAGACTGGGATCTCATTGCAAAAAGATTAAATGATAATGGTGTAATACCCAATATGATTACTAATGGCTGGCTTATGAATGATGACATTGCAAAAAGAGCCAAAGCAGCAGGTGTAAATACTGTTGCGCTTAGCTTGGATGGTCTCAAAAGCACACATGATTTTATTAGAAAAGAAGGCTCTTATGATAGAATTATGAGTGCAATTGATATTTTGACTGCAAACGGCTTAAACTGCTCAGTTATAACCACTATTAATAATATTAACTTAAATGAACTCAATGAAATACACAATATCCTTTCTCAAAAACATATTTTCGGATGGCAGCTACAGCTTGGTCTTCCTATGGGTAATATGTCTAAAAATTCAGAATTGGTAACTCAACCTCATCATGTTGACCAATTAATCGATTTCGCCTACAATGCTATGATTAAAGGCGGTGTCGAAATTCAGCTTGCTGATTGTATAGGTTACTTTAACAAAAAAGAAATTGAAATCAGAAGAAAAGCCCGTGAAGGCGATGTATATTCATGGAACGGTTGTGCTGCAGGTAAATATGGGCTAGGTATATTACATAATGGCGATGTTGTTGGGTGTACTTCTATCAGAAACAGAGAGTTCATTGAAGGAAATATTCGTGAAAAATCTTTGATAGATATATGGAATGATCCAACAAGCTTCTCTTGGAACCGTGAAATGACAAAGGATAAGCTATCAGGTATCTGTCAAAAATGTCTATTTGGTAACAGATGTCTAGGGGGCTGCGGAAATACAAAGTTAACACTCGGAAAATCTGTTTATGCCGAAAATACTTATTGTTCATATAATTATGCTATAAAAAAAGCAGAAGCCCAATTTGAAAGGCTTACTGATGTTCAAACTATGCTTGAAAAGGCCCAGAAATTTGCTGATAACAACAGCAATCAACTGGCAGAACTTCTATTATCTAAAGTACTCTTGGCAGAACCTGATAATGAAGAAGCATTAAAATTATATGGATATGTTTCTTTTATGCTTGAAAACTATAAACAGTCTTACGAAGCCAATAAAAAACTAATTGAAAAGTATCCGTCAGATCCATATATAAACAAGGGTTATGGGCTATCTATCGCAAAGCTTGGCGATGTTGAAAATGGTATTTTATACTTAAAAAAGGCTATTGATTTATCTGACAGAAAATACACTGATCCTTTCCATGATCTAGCTGTTATTTTATGTGAAAATGGAAGAAATGAAGAAGCCTTATCTGTTCTTGAAGAAGGTCGTTCAATTTCAGATGAATTCAAAAAGCAAAGCGAAGCCTTTTATCAGATGCTAAAAGCATAA
- a CDS encoding HlyD family efflux transporter periplasmic adaptor subunit — translation MKDIIIDIDDLTDSREMYRSKPHSFVWVFTYIIIGLVIAAILWASFGKKEIVIKASGQVRPEVGIGTVNNNIAGEIESINYKQGMTVKAGDILYIIKHDNLLVEKEAYDTQLTDLRKELANLNMYRKSIVSGTNAFDKDSEPMYFEKVRKLMMDIHYTQTDTNYKITKLKEERRINSSQLSDYQTELACLKNYIRSLDESKNYLASNSEIEKRYIKKYENYIFSQKDIERKFDQQSDEINKNSFEALKQALEEERKLLDAYETLKKSVNVGENYFSVNDSYKTLYTDYIYELNTLKNTYDELKRVYESYEALSGAAISYSELENAKIQMQKAEGEYTVFKSNFLSDLDKTITQKKVRVAELESSVSGTLDKDRLLELNEKDKENALKRLYINERQVASDLMDSLTNKINLLRLNIELGEAELNTILDATGKNNINFSLVERLKSQEIIATDEKIKNTSDKIASIEQNIKRLQLDIDRAIVRANIDGVVNVISQIYKGDFVPSGREILTVIPDNNSSFIMQININNQDIGEINIGDAVKYSFAALPYREYGQITGRIISISQDSIIDKNSGQSFYIVEATVPNTKLYTKAGKQGDIKVGMLCEANIVTKQKSYLEYFLEKINFLE, via the coding sequence ATGAAAGATATAATAATAGATATAGACGACCTTACAGACAGTCGTGAAATGTATCGTTCAAAACCGCATTCCTTTGTATGGGTATTTACATATATTATTATTGGTTTGGTAATAGCAGCTATATTATGGGCAAGCTTTGGAAAAAAGGAAATTGTAATTAAAGCAAGTGGACAAGTAAGACCTGAAGTAGGTATAGGTACAGTTAATAATAATATCGCAGGAGAAATTGAAAGTATAAATTATAAGCAGGGCATGACTGTAAAAGCTGGTGATATATTATACATAATCAAGCATGATAATCTCTTGGTGGAGAAAGAGGCTTATGATACTCAGCTTACTGACCTTCGTAAAGAATTAGCAAATCTTAATATGTACAGAAAATCAATTGTTTCTGGTACAAATGCATTTGACAAAGACAGTGAGCCAATGTACTTCGAAAAGGTTAGGAAGCTGATGATGGATATCCACTACACTCAGACAGATACAAATTATAAAATTACAAAGCTAAAAGAGGAGCGCCGTATCAATAGCAGTCAGCTTTCCGATTATCAGACTGAGCTAGCTTGTTTAAAAAACTATATAAGGTCCTTAGATGAAAGTAAGAATTACTTAGCTAGTAACAGTGAAATTGAAAAACGATACATCAAAAAGTATGAAAATTATATATTTTCCCAGAAGGATATTGAGCGTAAATTTGACCAACAGTCGGATGAAATTAATAAAAATAGCTTTGAGGCTTTAAAGCAAGCTCTAGAAGAAGAAAGAAAATTATTAGATGCTTATGAAACTCTCAAAAAAAGTGTTAACGTGGGAGAAAACTATTTTTCTGTAAATGACAGTTACAAGACACTTTATACGGATTATATATATGAACTCAATACCCTTAAAAACACATATGATGAGCTAAAACGTGTGTATGAGTCTTATGAAGCGTTAAGTGGAGCAGCGATATCATATTCTGAGCTTGAAAATGCCAAAATTCAGATGCAGAAGGCAGAAGGAGAATATACCGTATTTAAAAGTAACTTTTTATCTGATTTAGATAAAACCATTACTCAAAAAAAGGTAAGAGTTGCTGAACTAGAAAGCAGTGTTTCAGGGACTCTGGATAAAGACAGACTTTTAGAGTTAAATGAAAAAGATAAAGAAAATGCCTTAAAAAGGCTTTATATTAATGAGAGACAGGTTGCTTCTGATTTAATGGATAGTTTGACAAACAAAATAAATTTGCTCAGACTCAATATAGAATTAGGAGAAGCTGAATTAAATACAATTTTAGACGCTACTGGTAAAAATAATATCAATTTTTCACTGGTAGAAAGGTTAAAGTCTCAAGAGATTATAGCAACTGATGAAAAAATTAAAAATACTTCTGATAAAATAGCGTCAATAGAACAGAACATAAAAAGACTGCAATTAGATATTGATAGAGCTATAGTGAGAGCTAATATTGACGGAGTTGTAAACGTAATATCGCAAATATATAAAGGTGATTTCGTACCAAGCGGAAGAGAGATTTTGACAGTAATACCAGACAATAATTCTAGTTTTATAATGCAAATCAATATTAACAACCAGGATATTGGAGAAATAAATATAGGAGATGCCGTTAAGTATAGTTTTGCTGCACTTCCATATCGGGAATACGGTCAGATAACGGGAAGGATAATCAGCATATCGCAGGATTCAATAATTGACAAGAACTCAGGACAAAGTTTTTATATTGTTGAGGCTACTGTTCCGAATACTAAGCTTTATACTAAAGCAGGAAAACAGGGAGATATTAAAGTAGGTATGCTGTGTGAAGCAAATATCGTAACTAAGCAAAAAAGTTATTTAGAGTACTTTCTGGAAAAGATAAATTTTTTGGAGTAA